A portion of the Lolium rigidum isolate FL_2022 chromosome 1, APGP_CSIRO_Lrig_0.1, whole genome shotgun sequence genome contains these proteins:
- the LOC124707496 gene encoding type I inositol polyphosphate 5-phosphatase 5-like: protein MIDVSCPWTPDYINRDDEIDSPHRSAARVRFKSASLNCVDSPKKQNDDTCKYRVFVATWNVGGKTPNDGLNLQDFLQVDESSDIYVLGFQEIVPLTAGNVLVLEDNEPAARWLALIHQALNNPQEQLDSDEPPLAASSDPSTADAGRQNRRRDSMATRSSSGNLFFQTPSLKLLSNSYRVDSALVKTCNCSAETSTQRRRAAEARDSVYRAETPSTSTPTGEASSSTAASAWDEDSAGTAAATPAQGELTDDGGGMSYCLIASKQMVGLFLSVWVKRELVEHVGHLRVDCVGRGIMRWLGNKGCIAMSMTLHHTSLCFVCSHLASGEKEGDEVRRNADVAEILKSAHFPRACKPPSAAHRGLPERIIDHDKMIWLGDLNYRVSLSYDETRTLLEDNDWDALLLKDQLMIEREAGRVFVGWKEGKICFAPTYKYTHNSDAYAGETVKSKKKRRTPAWCDRILWHGDGVEQLQYLRGESRFSDHRPVCGVFAVEVDAGVEGGGKMRTCHSLAARIGCDKTASPQTHGSSVEPSS, encoded by the exons ATGATCGATGTCTCCTGCCCTTGGACGCCAGATTACATAAACCGCGACGACGAGATAG ATTCACCGCATCGAAGCGCCGCACGCGTACGGTTCAAGAGCGCGAGCCTGAATTGCGTCGACTCGCCCAAAAAGCAGAACGACGATACCTGCAAATACAG GGTGTTCGTTGCTACGTGGAACGTGGGCGGGAAGACTCCGAACGATGGCCTTAACCTGCAGGACTTTCTGCAGGTGGACGAGTCCTCCGACATATATGTCTTGGG GTTCCAGGAGATCGTTCCCCTGACAGCCGGTAATGTGCTTGTCCTGGAGGACAACgagccggcggcgaggtggcTGGCCCTCATCCACCAGGCGCTGAACAATCCGCAAGAGCAGTTGGACAGCGACGAGCCGCCGCTCGCCGCGTCATCGGACCCTAGCACGGCCGACGCGGGCCGGCAGAACCGTCGGCGCGACTCCATGGCCACCAGGTCCTCGAGCGGCAACCTCTTCTTTCAGACGCCGTCGCTCAAGCTCCTCAGCAACAGCTACCGCGTCGACAGCGCGCTCGTCAAGACCTGCAACTGTTCCGCCGAGACCTCTACCcaacgccgccgcgccgccgaggcGCGCGACTCCGTCTACCGTGCCGAGACGCCCTCTACCAGCACTCCCACCGGCGAGGCCTCTTCGTCGACAGCCGCCAGCGCCTGGGACGAAGACTCCGCCGGCACCGCCGCTGCCACGCCGGCCCAGGGCGAGCTGACGGACGACGGCGGCGGGATGAGCTACTGCCTGATCGCGAGCAAGCAGATGGTGGGGCTATTCCTGTCGGTGTGGGTTAAGAGGGAGCTGGTGGAGCACGTCGGCCACCTCCGGGTGGACTGCGTCGGCAGGGGCATCATGCGGTGGCTGGGCAACAAGGGGTGCATCGCGATGAGCATGACGCTGCACCACACCAGCCTCTGCTTCGTGTGCAGCCACCTGGCCTCCGGCGAGAAGGAGGGTGACGAGGTCAGGCGGAACGCCGACGTCGCCGAGATCCTCAAGAGTGCGCACTTTCCCCGTGCCTGCAAGCCCCCGTCCGCCGCGCACCGCGGCCTCCCCGAGCGAATAATCGACCACGA CAAGATGATATGGCTCGGCGACCTGAACTACCGAGTCTCACTCAGCTACGACGAGACGAGAACGTTGCTGGAGGACAACGACTGGGACGCTCTCCTGTTGAAAGATCAG CTGATGATCGAGCGGGAGGCAGGAAGGGTGTTCGTGGGCTGGAAGGAGGGCAAGATCTGCTTCGCGCCGACGTACAAGTACACGCACAACTCCGACGCGTACGCCGGCGAGACGGTCAAGTCCAAGAAGAAGCGGCGAACACCTGCATG GTGCGACCGGATACTGTGGCACGGCGACGGCGTCGAGCAGCTGCAGTACCTGCGGGGCGAGTCGAGGTTCTCCGACCACCGGCCGGTCTGCGGCGTGTTCGCCGTCGAGGTGGATGCGGGCGTCGAGGGCGGCGGCAAGATGAGGACCTGCCACTCGCTCGCCGCGCGGATCGGCTGTGACAAGACGGCGTCCCCGCAGACGCACGGCAGCTCCGTTGAGCCATCGTCGTAG